The Xylanivirga thermophila genome has a segment encoding these proteins:
- a CDS encoding M56 family metallopeptidase, whose amino-acid sequence MVELFLSVLNMSLTASYVILFVILIRLLLKKAPKVISYALWVVVAFRLIIPFSFESMFSLMPRNMNTVPIPHDIIYQQSPQIDTGIEVVDVFVSESLPAPTIGASVNPLQIYIEIGAYIWILGIIALLVYSLVSVILLKRQLKNAQLIEQNIFEAKDLKTPFVLGLVRPKIYLPVGLNANARSYILLHEQTHIRRKDHIIKILAFLIFIIHWFNPLVWIAFMLMSTDMELSCDEQVLKEMNEDIKKSYANSLLLLATGRHILNGSPLAFGEGNVKGRIKNVLNYKRASFWVLVFSIVIVTAVGIGLMANPKAATIEPTAPKWSLEQIVGADMVELDFASDDVVIFHDYFGLFVYDINSLQIIRSLDLKPLNCHQTQGDNYCDVSVSVDGNTVQLHPMSSENMFIYIVPDNTLQETTYKPMDDPFKSQFVSIEEVINSTKLGNYSHHAVLFDTGEYGYLHTEDGTIGTLSYVRGDMIFRLFDIKEGLSDRRPMIMVNDKIYMDTGKEIPAVK is encoded by the coding sequence ATGGTTGAACTATTCCTTTCTGTTTTAAATATGAGTCTTACGGCAAGCTATGTTATTCTTTTTGTGATACTTATCAGACTATTACTCAAAAAAGCTCCAAAAGTCATCTCCTATGCCTTATGGGTTGTGGTGGCATTTCGCCTTATAATTCCATTCTCCTTTGAAAGCATGTTTAGCCTTATGCCACGGAATATGAATACTGTACCAATCCCCCATGACATTATTTATCAGCAAAGTCCTCAGATTGATACTGGGATAGAAGTAGTTGATGTATTTGTAAGCGAATCACTTCCTGCACCGACCATTGGGGCAAGTGTAAATCCACTGCAGATTTATATAGAAATAGGGGCATACATCTGGATTTTGGGCATAATAGCATTACTTGTTTATAGCCTTGTATCTGTCATACTCTTAAAAAGACAGCTTAAAAATGCACAATTGATAGAGCAGAATATCTTCGAAGCTAAGGATTTGAAAACACCATTTGTGCTTGGCTTAGTAAGACCAAAGATATATTTACCAGTTGGACTTAATGCTAACGCAAGAAGCTATATCTTATTACATGAACAGACCCATATTCGCCGGAAGGATCATATCATTAAAATATTAGCCTTCTTAATATTTATCATACATTGGTTTAATCCCCTTGTGTGGATTGCGTTCATGTTGATGAGTACAGATATGGAGCTTTCCTGTGATGAACAGGTACTGAAAGAAATGAATGAAGATATTAAAAAGTCTTATGCTAATTCGTTATTGTTACTTGCTACCGGAAGGCATATCTTAAATGGAAGTCCACTTGCCTTTGGCGAGGGAAATGTAAAAGGGAGGATTAAAAACGTGTTAAACTATAAAAGAGCAAGTTTTTGGGTACTTGTTTTTTCAATTGTCATTGTGACGGCAGTTGGAATTGGACTAATGGCAAATCCGAAAGCTGCAACTATTGAACCTACTGCACCCAAGTGGTCTCTCGAGCAAATCGTAGGAGCTGACATGGTTGAACTTGACTTTGCTTCTGATGATGTAGTAATTTTCCATGATTATTTCGGACTATTTGTATATGATATTAATTCACTACAAATTATACGCAGTCTAGATCTGAAGCCTTTAAATTGTCATCAAACGCAAGGAGATAATTATTGTGATGTTTCAGTGAGTGTGGACGGTAACACAGTGCAACTACACCCTATGAGTAGTGAAAATATGTTCATATATATCGTGCCAGATAATACATTACAGGAAACAACATATAAGCCAATGGATGATCCATTTAAAAGTCAGTTTGTTTCTATAGAAGAAGTGATTAATTCAACAAAACTTGGCAATTACAGTCATCATGCAGTCCTCTTTGACACAGGCGAATACGGATATCTTCATACAGAAGATGGGACGATTGGCACATTGTCATATGTACGAGGAGATATGATATTCAGGTTATTTGATATAAAAGAAGGCTTATCTGACAGACGGCCGATGATTATGGTAAATGATAAAATCTACATGGACACGGGAAAAGAAATACCAGCTGTAAAGTAA
- a CDS encoding AAA family ATPase, which yields MVYLNVFTFPNEDMEFNFFMKIKRTCYDSFYPFKVLSRHGFERIDFEPVTILYGGNGSGKSTALNVIAEKTGINRDSIYNKSNFYMDYVNMCTMQLEDNIPKNSRIITSDDVFDYMLNIRNLNEGIDQRREKLFEEYLDAKYSHFQLKSIEDYEQLKKVNSARSKTQSRFVRSELMDNVREYSNGESAFLYFTEKIGEKGLYLLDEPENSLSPKRQIELVKFIEESAHFFGCQFIISTHSPFLLSMHGAKIYDLDENPVDVKRWTELENVRTYYEFFKRHEKEF from the coding sequence ATGGTCTATTTAAATGTTTTTACATTTCCAAATGAGGATATGGAATTTAACTTTTTTATGAAAATAAAAAGAACGTGCTATGATTCATTTTATCCGTTTAAGGTATTATCAAGGCATGGTTTTGAAAGAATTGATTTTGAACCAGTAACAATTTTATATGGGGGAAATGGTTCAGGAAAATCAACGGCATTAAATGTGATAGCAGAAAAAACAGGGATCAATCGTGATTCCATTTATAATAAATCTAATTTCTATATGGACTATGTAAATATGTGTACTATGCAGCTTGAGGACAATATTCCTAAAAATAGTAGAATTATTACTAGTGATGATGTTTTTGACTATATGTTGAACATTCGTAATCTTAACGAAGGAATTGACCAAAGACGGGAAAAGCTTTTTGAAGAATATTTGGATGCTAAATATTCTCATTTTCAACTGAAGTCTATAGAAGATTATGAGCAACTTAAAAAAGTAAATAGTGCTAGAAGTAAAACGCAGTCCCGTTTTGTGAGAAGTGAGTTGATGGATAATGTACGGGAATATTCAAATGGTGAGAGTGCATTCCTATACTTTACGGAGAAAATTGGAGAAAAAGGGCTTTATTTATTGGATGAACCTGAAAATAGCCTGTCCCCAAAACGTCAGATAGAATTAGTGAAATTTATTGAGGAATCTGCACATTTTTTTGGCTGTCAGTTTATTATATCAACACATTCGCCATTTTTGCTTTCTATGCATGGAGCAAAAATATATGATCTTGATGAGAATCCGGTTGATGTAAAAAGATGGACAGAATTAGAGAACGTACGCACATATTATGAATTTTTCAAAAGACATGAAAAGGAGTTCTAA
- a CDS encoding DUF3841 domain-containing protein, whose amino-acid sequence MLRNWNIADETYSNTGMEKPYFIIEVSDLLIKDQEQFEKEYIDLVFGWNDLKDFSIETQAMKEIRTKIEKSWECIFDLEREDKNLIYGSNSKKSIQATCWELKLEQVIKAEVFIAK is encoded by the coding sequence GTGTTAAGGAATTGGAATATTGCTGATGAGACATATTCAAATACTGGAATGGAAAAACCTTATTTTATAATTGAAGTTTCAGATTTACTTATAAAAGATCAGGAGCAATTTGAAAAGGAATATATTGATTTAGTATTTGGCTGGAATGACTTAAAGGATTTTAGCATTGAAACTCAAGCTATGAAAGAGATCCGAACCAAAATAGAAAAAAGCTGGGAGTGCATTTTTGACTTGGAACGGGAAGATAAAAATCTTATTTATGGAAGCAACTCTAAGAAATCAATACAAGCTACATGTTGGGAATTAAAACTTGAACAAGTAATTAAAGCTGAGGTATTCATTGCGAAGTAG
- a CDS encoding BlaI/MecI/CopY family transcriptional regulator, with protein sequence MKSYKLTESEEKFAELIWHDEPIGSGDLVKICEKEMHWKKSTTYTVLKKLCEKGIFQNENAVVSSLITKDEYYAKQSVRFVEDTFGGSLPKFLAAFIGAKKLSKHQAEELKKLIDEHKEV encoded by the coding sequence ATGAAATCATATAAACTTACTGAAAGTGAAGAAAAGTTTGCAGAATTAATATGGCATGACGAGCCGATTGGTTCCGGTGATCTTGTGAAGATATGTGAAAAAGAAATGCATTGGAAAAAATCCACAACATATACAGTACTAAAGAAGCTGTGTGAAAAGGGCATTTTCCAAAATGAAAATGCTGTAGTTTCATCTCTAATCACAAAGGATGAATATTATGCCAAGCAAAGTGTACGCTTTGTTGAGGATACCTTTGGAGGGTCTTTGCCTAAATTTCTAGCAGCTTTTATTGGAGCAAAAAAATTAAGTAAACACCAGGCTGAAGAGTTGAAAAAATTGATTGACGAGCACAAGGAGGTGTAG